The sequence CTTCCCTCAGCCCCTGATATTCTGCCTACAGTCATTCCTCAATGGTTAGCATTCCCTCTTCCCTCATCCTCTCCTCAATTCAGTAATTCTGAACCCCAGGAAGCTAAAATACAGACCTAATTCCCATCCCTAGCTGCTGCTGCTCTTCATTTCCATTCCCTTCCACCCACCTCCTTCCCACATTTCACTACAGATCTCACTACCTCTTCCATTTGATACATAATAACAAATGTGCCTCTCTCTCAGATAAAACCTTTTCCTTCCACATTCTGGTCCTCACTGAGATCTGGCTCCCTTATAATGGTATTTCTGCCCATCCTTGCTAGTACTGGTTACATTGTCATTCAGAGCCCCCCTGCCTGCTACACACTGGTGAAAGAATTGTAATATGCCTCATTCTCCCTCTTCCATTTCTATCTGTACCACAATCAGCAGTTTTCTCCACACTGGGGGTCATACTATTCAAATTTACCACTCAACCCAGATTCTGGTGGCCATGATGAATCAATCCCTTTTCTTACTCCCGGGTCccactttctcttcttctccaacTCCTGCTCTCATATTAGAGAACTTCAAAACAGACATCGAAACTTCCTCAGATATCCTAATTTTTTCGTTCAATTTCCATGAGACTCTATTATTCCACCTACCTCAAGTATTCCACTTTCTATATCATGAATACCAATTCCCTTATCCAACAGTaaactttccatcttttcttctcctttacaaTACCTAACCTCTTCTTCACCATGACCTTCAATCTCACTACCCCTCAGCTCCTTCTCATACCATCCTgcattctcctttcttccctcaagCCTTTGGGGGGGCCAACTCTACACTCTCCTTTATGCTTAAATTCTCTGCCTTCCTCACCCTATAAGTGATCATGCTTAGGTTCTGTGCCAAGCAACCTAAGTTCCTGAGATATTGTTTTGTATATAATCCTGCTTCCAATGTCCTGGCCACAGATGCCTTACTCTGGAACTGCATTGTTAAAATATATTGATCAGGAGAGTATTACTAATTTATCATATAAAGGATAAAAATTATACATAGGTGATGTAGAATATTTATTTCTGgtcattataatttattatttggcTTCATCATGCCTCCATCCTATCATTAAAAAGAAACCAGTATAGGTACTGAAATGTATAGATATTTGCTTGTACcattaaaaaatgaggaaggaataaAATCCAGACCCTATCTCATAAAATGCCAGttatcttttatattaaaaatatttcaatcccAAACTCACCAGATTTATTAAAAAGAAGTGCATGATTATAGATATCAGAAGCCAGGAAGATGAAGCCAGGGAGTGGCAAAGCATGCTACgggaagaaacagaaatagaggtGAATTAAAAtgcaatgatttaagacaataaTTACCAAAATGTTTCTATGAATTCCTAGAATATTTTGAGAGCTGTTGTTTATGCAAGACCAGTCCAGATGTAACAATTTCAATACAGAAAGCAATGactaattaatgtttattaagtgaGTTATGTCTACATGATACTCCTAGACACTTTACATCATCTAAAGGACATAGTCCTtgagcataaaacaaaataagacacCAAAGACAAGacattaaaatgggaaaaaggaatTCACAGGATTAGGGACTGGACATCTGATGtcactggtatagggaactctGGGTGAAGTCCCATTAGCAATAAGGTGTCACTTTCTATGCAACTTACAGCCATAGAGAGTTGTCTGTTCTAgagcactgaaaggttaagtgagttgctcagagtcacatggtcagtatgtgtcagaggtgggacttgaactcaggtcttcttagcTTTGAGAGAACTCTGCTGCCTCTAATGAGAACCCATTTTCAAATAAATGCACACAAATACACGTACATAATTTCATGTGTGCATATAACCACATGCCTCCATAACTATCTTTGTTTACTTTGTGTAAATGTCATGTATAAGATTGAATATGAACtctaattataattatagaaaGTGAATAGAGGCAGGATGCAGGAAGGAGCAGAAATGAGACAAGGACAAACATGGGGTGTGGAAGATtgtgagagaaagggagaagggtaAAAGAAGAGGCCTCATAAAGGCTGAAATGAAAATCTAAGAGAAGACAGGAGCTGCCTTCAATGCCTCTCTCCAGCTGGTTGTCTATGACTTCGAGCCAAAGAGCTAATGTCAGAGCCATCTACAAAGTGAGGGCTTGGGAAAGAGAGTAAGGGCCCAAAAGCTTGGAGATAGGAGATGGACAGGTAGGGCAGCAGGAGGCTCTCGCCAAATGAagccctcccccttcctcccccccccctgcCCCCGCAAGCCCTCATTCCATTAAATTGCTCTTTGCACATTGCCCCTTGCTTTGCTTGGCCACCTTTTTCTATTGTGTCAGCTGACTTCTTTCCCCCTTTAGGTCTGCTCTTAACATTCACTTTAGTATGATTTCATCTGCACTGAAAAGCTGGCTTTGGAGGAAAAGGTCACTCTAAAGATTCTATGGTTGTGGTTCTCAGTACACAAGTGCTgagataagtgcttaataaatgtttattgactagtTGACTGACATCGTCAGCAGGGATTCTAATGAATATCAACATGATGCCCAGGCAGGTTAAGCAGACTTCCTTACCTCATGACAGATATGACACTGTTAGTAACAGCTTCCAATCTATGAGGTCCTCCTATActttattaattcaacaaactGATCTGATCTATCAACCACATGGAAGTTCTAGTTTTATTTGAGGTGTCCCTTAGTGAGGGATACTACTCAGTCACTGAAATCTCTCCCGACAAGTCCAGCAGTTGCTTACATTATAAAACAGAGCCTCCTTGGAATGTTTTCCAAATTGCTTATAGAGTGTCTCTTGAAAGATGCCCATCCTTGCTGACATCAGAAGGGCAAAGGTCAGGGCAGCAATCCCTGGAAAACAAACAAGAGTGCCAACAACTCAGAACATTTAGTTTCCAGAAATCATAAGACATTCGGTCTTATTCttataaaagaatgaatataaCAGACCCTTAAAAACTAACTGTAGACTCTATAATTTCTTAGCTAAAAAGTAAACCAAATTTGTATTAGGagttaaaataaattacatttcaaATTAATAAACAGTCTAAAGCAGTGGATGGGAGTCAAGTGTGCATAAACTCAGATCCTACCTATTTTCTCAGTCACCTGGCAAAGTCACTGCAATTACCTGTGCCTCCCAGTCTGACTGCAAACAGGGAAACACAATGATGCTGAGAAGAGCAATTAGTTTAAGATGTATAAATTcatgtgaaaaaggaaaaaaagtcccaCTTAGATGATGCATTTtctgatttaattaaaaataatgtaaatgaaataatatttttaaggtgATTTGTCACCATCCAGATGATGCATTTTtggatttaattaaaaataatgtaaatgagataagaatatttttttaaaggtgaattGTCAAAACACAATACAggtagaattattttcttccagtCCTAGCTTTATGCCTCATCTTCAGTCTGGCCATTTCCAATATAATCCTGCTTTCTCTGATATTACCTTCAAAAATTGTAGCTAAGCTTCTGTCCCTTCATCATAAAATGAGGAACCAAAGGTGAAGTCTTAAAGAATCTTTCAGTTAACTATACAAGATCCACTGGTGCCTAAATTGCCACAGAAGTTCATAATGCCATTATAATCTATAACCATATGGTTCCACTGGCTCAGAattagaggttttttttaaatatttcatctgtgatatttagaattttgttaaatttttttttctcttcagtgcATGGATTTGTATGTTAACACTAACTATATAACTGTCCTCTTATTTTGATAGCAAATACCTGCAAGAAATTGAACATTTTGTAATTCTTCAGCATATCTAATTACATTGCTTTTTATGTTAATATGGCCTTCTCTTAAAAATGTCTCATTAGTAATGAGACCAATATAATCAAATTTGCTCATAACCACTTACGttaaaatcaattatttaaatgCATATGGCATCATAATACTTTTCCAAATAGTCCAAGTCAATGGATTCTTTGTGCTTTTACCTTCGTTTATTTTTCTCCCATGGTTATGGTTAGTGTGTATggcattcttttggttttgcttttgggttttttgtttgttttagctttGCATTATTTCAGGAAAGTTCCCCAATTCCTTTGTATTCCTCATATTTTATCATACTAATGATACCATTATTTAACCATGATCCTGGGAGACTTGGACATTTAGGTTTCTTCCAGCTACAATCTGAAATTGTATAAAATCCTGAAATAATCTCCTCCAAAGAGAAAGGGTAAGGGGATGATGGATTTCTCCTAAAAGCTTTGACTCCTGTCTTAAGGAGTCTTTTTCAATGAATAGTAACCAATTAGACTATACATCTTCATCTTGTAAACTTattagaaaagaacattaaaattaaaaataggataAACTGCATAAACCTGTTGCAGAGCCTTATCAGATACAAGATCACTGCCTTCaagctgaagattttttttttctgatttgagaAATGCTGAGTGTACTTAATTGCTAAATGTGGAAACTGGGAAATgatagataataacaataatgcacAGCACTAAAACAGCATCTTTCATCTGAACAACAAGAAGACTGCCTATAAACATTACCTCATGTATCTTTctaagaattcagagaagtggAAAGAGTCCCACTCTAGgtacaataattttattttctgcactgaactaaacagaaggaagaaatgggATTCAAGAAATGTTTTAGACTTAATAACCATCTACATTCTTCTTTTAGATAGTCACAAAGCTTCTCTCTTATGATCCATTTGAgaatttccataaaataaaagtcTAGCCCACTAGCCTATAAAGCACTCATTCTCCTCTCCAGTTCTcttatcttcctctttccttcttctgaaaTGAATGAAGTTAATATTACTTCTAGTGGGTGTGATTTGCAAAGACAGGTTTCCCAAACTCAAGAGACTTACCAGGGAAAACACTAGTCTTGTTTCATGTAGATTTAGAGAAGGAATAACTACAAATAGGAAGCGTAATATATACCAATTATTCTCATCATCTTGCCATGTCCTTGAATACTTCTCAGTCATAATCAAAAGTAATGTTTTTCCTGTGTTCCACTACAGAGGCAGAAAAGAATTAAATGGTTTTTAATCAGCAACTCCAAGAGAATGCCAAAATGCCCAATGGGGCTCAATCCATggagagaataaaggaaatttaAGAATTGGTCCCCTAAAAATTTAAAGAGTGATCTACTTCAAGAAAGTATCTCCATTTCATGAAAGAATCACGCccaaaggcagctagatggtacagtggatagtgtaTAGGCccagaaatcaggaagatccgagttcaaatctggcctcagacacttaaaacttcttagctgtgtcaccctggcaagtcacttaaccccaattgcctcaaaaggaaaaaaaaaaaagttcatgttaAACTTGATACTGAAAAATGTCACTGAAAAGTGGAATTTTTCCTATCTCTCCCTCTGAACTTATAAACCCTCCCACACTAAATTAGTAACCAAGAGCAGCTTGAACAAAGTAATATGAAATTGTGAATCAGATTAGTGCTTGCTCATCTGGGTGACTGAAATGGTAAAGGACCTAAAGCTATCTCATAAAGACTGGTTCAAAGAACTAGGGATTGCTTAGcctggaaaaggaaaatttgggaGAAGGATGAATCTAGAGGGCATGAAAGAAGGcttaaattccttattttatttgatttaagagaaaagaattaaTTATAAACTCTGAGTGTTTGTAAAGTGTGTGTAAAGTATTTTGGAGAGTGTCAAGTACAATACATTCAAGGCACATGGTGAGCCCTATCTAAATGCTTGCTGTTGCTGCTATAGagaaacttttccttctttcttagattttctttcttgtttcttagATGGTAATGGTCAGAAATATGTTATACTGCTCCCAGCTGTTTCCCCCTCTTTCCTGGAATAATTTGCTTATCAAAAGCTATCTGGCTAGAGACTTATCCTAAAGGAGAAAACAGCAAATGAAACTGCCAAGGCAAAATTTGTTTTATACAGTTAATAGTACTAACCTAGTAGCCACCACGCAAATGCCTGAAATCCTTCATTCTCACTCAAACTGGACTGGGATGCctgggaaacaaaacaaaacaaaaaagaaagaaaaaggatggagggggggaaagagatataggaattaaaaaatatatcacgAGGCAATTATTTTCAATTGTAATAGAAATATTTCTAAGTCAAACATATCCAATTCATTCATCTTAGAATGGTATATCTTTTTATTGAACAAACACTTGGaagaattttatcattacatCCTTGGTAGATCTGCCCCAATCcataatattaagaaaaagttTTGGGAAGATGCTTTGATCCAGGCCTAAGGTTCTTGAACTCAAGATTGGAcatctatccattacaccaaagGGAAAAAGCATTACTAAACAGGTACTTACCACTTGTTTTGCAGACATAAAAGTACAGATAAAAATCCCCATAGACACCAGAGCAATGGAAGTATATTTGGACATACTGTATCTGTGCAAAGAACAAGAGTACTTCAAGGTTTCACATATTAATTTCCAATAGGTATTTCTAGTGTGCCACTGCTAAAGGCACAATTCACAAAGAGGTAACAAAAAGGAGGGGATCAGTTGCCAGTGCATTCCACATAAACATATTCAGGAATGCATGCATAAACACATTTCTTAAACACTTGTGCCTCTTGCACCTATCCTAATTGGTAGGACTTTAAACAAATCTATTCTGCTCTAAAGTCTCCCAAAGCATATTAGCAAATCTTAAATTGAATCTCCTGCTTCTTCTGGATCTAGGAAGTATGGTACTGATGTTAGCAAGAAACACATTTGgtgtgaaggagaaaaaatgattatCAGACCTATATGACCAATTTTAACtcttagaaaataatttgtttcttcttcccaGGATAGCTGGAGAAGAGGTAAACAAAAAAAAGGCATTTCTGAGCAAACTCCCTTTAAAATCCTGGCCTGTCAGgctaaaaattaaacaattaacaaTCAACAAATTAATTAAACAATGAAGATGGTAGAGATATTTAACAattactgaaataactgaacTTCCTAATGTGCTAATTGAAGTAGCAGAAGAGAACATAAGAAAATGATGTTGAGAACCCAGAGTTGGCATCCATGGTAGAGGGAACACAATCTTTAAAATGATAGGGATCATTTTATAAGAtatttcagaaagagaaagatgccaaaagaattttttataaTGGGGTGAATGATTAAGAGATAGCAACATCTTCTGACTCACAtgccaactttctcattttttaaaactacaagaATGATTTATCCATGTATCAATACTTTTCCCAATAAAATTGTGTTTAGGTAAGAGGAAggattttgcaaataatttttcctattttatctttATACTCACACAATTAATTAAAAGACTCAGAATATAAGATCTTAAAAAAGTCCAATATGATAATTCTTAAATCCTTAAGTTTCTCAAAAAGTGGATGGATTCCTGCATTCAGAATAAGCTTGAGTAATATATCACTATCTAAATTGCAACAACTCAGAAAGAATGAAATCAACTGGAATGCTACTTATTTGGTAACTATGCCTTAGAAAAAAATGACCTGCAGGGAAAGATTACTTTCTCCCTAAGACATAAACACTTATTATCTAAAAAGTCAAGGATCTTCCGAGCTAAATCCAAATTACTATAGAAAGATTTCCattaattttcaatataatttccagtaataataattactattgaAAGATTTCCATCAAGTCAAGATGGAATTGCGGTCCACACAATGAGAAGGATATTTCCTGAAGAAGTCTTGAAATACATTATTAAATAAGCATctctataatatttaataatttgctattgagacctgggaaagaacttaatttagaaaggccaaggtcacCCACTTCATCCTGGGCCCCCGTCTTGCTACTAGAGTCCAGTGAagaagtgaggctgatgactgccCAGCTCTGTCTCAGTTATatccaattcatgagcaagtcaagacataACCCTTATGACTTCATtgctcttcaagaacaaagaacaaacaacaattagCCTTTACTAGGAATTTCACTTTAAgtcacataatttttcttttctttttttttatttaatagccttttatttacatgatatatacatgggtaattttacagcattaacaattgccaaacctcttgttccaatttttcacctcttacccccccccaccccctcccctagatggcaggatgaccagtagatgttaaatatattaaaatataaattagatacacaataagtatgcccgtaagtcacataatttttctttattttattatgagtATTAAATGTACCTAGATTAGTAAATAAAGTTGGTCAGAACAGGATATGTAATTGAGAACGTAAGTTCAGCAACAATAAAGACCAGTTACTTTGACACAAAGAACCTGTTTTAATGGCCTCAAATTTTATCTATGACCCTAGTCAgctactttacaaatatgaaatcTTGATCACTGGAGGAATTTAGTTTGAGGATGTAGATGACTCAGAAGGAATTCAATGCAATCAatggaaaagtaatttaaaatgcaCATCTAGTTAATTTTGTATGATATTATCACCTGTAAATATGGAAGGGAAATGCTACTTaccttttcttcaaaatgatAATGCCTAGAATCATATTGGCAATCAGAGAACCCtataaagaaagaacaataacaaagtCAATACACTAAAGGCAGAAAGCAGCAAAACTCaattacaaaatgtaaagaaaatgggctagaaagttaaatgaaattaatgagGCTCAACTACTGGAACATGGCAAAAACAGTTTTAGTCACAAAGTAAACAACTATTGGAAATATTGTAACTACTGAAGGTCATGGTACTTCTACTAAAGATGGTGGTGGAAAAGTACAAGTAATAAATCATTTGTACAAGAGGATAGGGagaacataaataaatgaaattcaaaggCCTCAGGTTAACAAagaattcatctttcttttctatcaaacttttaaaagctAGGAGTACATGTAGAATTTAAAAGCTTCAAGTATCAATGAAAGAAAGATGATAAGTCTTTACATCAAATTTCTGATGAAAGTTTCTTAGCTAAGACTTATAAACAATTAACAGATATATGTGAtcaaaagtcattctccaatagataatggtcaaaggagatgaatagTTTGCAAAAAACATGCAAGCTattaatagtcatatgaaaaaataccatAAAGCACTAATAatcaagagaaatgcaaatgaaaacaccACCTCCTCATCCCCAAGGTTTCACCTCATGTTCTACAAAttgacaaagataacaaaagatggaaataattaaTGTTAGGGGAGGGAAGTTGTAGGGACTTTGGGGGTGGAGATGTGAATCAGTACAACCACattggatagcaatttggaattgtgcaaataaaataactaaaatgttaTTGGTAACTATGCCTACTAGTTTTATGCCTCATTGAGGCCTCTGATAAGAAGAAAGTCCCCATACATACCAAAAATTTTATAGCAGtcataacaaagaattagaaacaaagtaaatgtcaATGAACTGAgtaatagctaaacaaattatgatacatgCTACCACAGAATATTACTggattataagaaatgacaactaCGAATATAAAGCATAAAAAGTCATATGAACCGATACAGTAAGAAACACActggaacaaaagaaaatataaagttaattaaTGTAAGATTACAAAGAGTGCGCAGAGCTCCAAAGAAGGGATATGAGAAGGCATACCTACCTCACCCCTTTGCAGAAGAGAGAGGTCATGAATGTGATACCTTAATATATTTCAGCCTTTTGCaatgtgtttttccccctttttttcccatttaaaaaacatttatttatatgaatctctggaagggaaaagggaaatgatactAGGAAAATTTATGATGCTACCAAATAAACTCAATAAATATACTTTCAAAAGACAAGCACAAAATGTCTCTTCTCTGAAAAATTATAAGCAATCAAAAAGTGTTCCCTGGGGTATCTATTACATGCCTACCATATGAAGAAGTATACCGGTTACAAAAAATAGGAATCAATAATTGGAAAGTACTTTTGGGAATAGCAAACTATCTCAAAAGGATTCCAGGCAATACAAGTTTGCCTATGCTTCCCACTATAAACTGTACATCCTTTCGCAGTCCTCATTAACCAAATCAATTTTTCAGAGCTCTTCTCTGAAGCCTTTGCCCCTGTTGATATATATTCCACAAAGACATTTCATATACAAGAGAGACAAAAGATGGGACCTGCTATGTGCATTTAGTTACCtcaaatcacagatttaaaaaacccccaaaacttctgaacttaataaaagaaaaataagtaaattaggacTGGGATAACATTAAGTTTTCTTATGAAATCAATTATTATAAGTTAAgatgaaaatcaatttttttagagataattttattttacttgattaAATACTTGAACATTTAACtcaagaaaaacaatgagaaaaaagaaataaaggcaaagaaaaaaaaaactccttttctttccctttgcctTGCTACTAAGATAACCAACCATGTATTCATAATATGGTAAAGACCCTATTTTGCTTGCAAACTCAGTTCCAGCTCAGTAGCCAAAGAAAAACTACTGTTATTATGCTTTATTGTATCAGATATTATTCAtattgtagtatatatatatgtgtaatatatatatatatatatatatatatatatatatatatgttatagcataaaacattaaaactttttttttttttttaaaaaccagagtAAATATAATTCAGTGATCCAGACAGCACTTACTGATCTAAATATCATATGCAGGGGCATGGCAATGTTGAGATTTAGAGCATAATTATTCACCACACTGACAGTGAAGAACATCATCACCATAATGGCATAGTACCTGCAACAAAAATATAACAGCACATCACAGAGAATctactatttttaaaacaatcattttaGAAGATATATTTCTagaaaagctataaaaattatatacataggTATAAAAGTCATTACTATTATCATCTAATGATAACATCTTTTTGGTTCTGTCAATAGAACTCATCATCTTCTCTACCCCCTcatcttctaaattttcttcttattgccaaggacaccaccatcctcccagtcactcaGGCTTCCAACCTATATGATGTCCTCTTCTCCATTCTTTCACTCAGTGCATGTAACCAATATGTTGCCAAGTCTTGCACTGTTGTGTATggttctcttctcccttctccttagCTCATACAGCTGGTGGAGGCACTCATCACTTCACTCTTGGACGACTGAGAAAACCTTTTGATTGATTTCCCTTCTTCAAATTTCTCCCTACTCCCATTCTTCTTCccttcagctgccaaagtgatttccctaaagcacagatctgaacATGTCATTCCATTAAACCCCTTTCCAGTGACATTCTGCTGCCTATAGGATCAAagataaaatcttctgtttggtaCTGAAAGTATTTCACAACTTGTCTTCTTATCACTTccaagatcaaaaataaaatcgtacttttcattcattctaccATTCCTCTCTTACCAGTTTTCTTATATTGCCCCACATGCTCCGTGATTAAATGACATTGGTCTCCTAGAAGTTCCTTGAACAAAATTCTCCATGTGCCTGCTCAGGGGATTTTTACTGATTGTCCCACAAGCAtagaatgctctcctttctcaCCTCTCTGCCTTCGGGCTGATTCATATGTTAATATGTCtcccctcctcacctccacctcttggTTGCCTTCATGATTCAGCTTAAATCCCACCTTTTATAAAAGACTCTTCCCAGTCTCTCTCCATCCCACTAGTGCTTTTCCCTTTAAGACTATCTTTCATTTACACTGGATAGATTTGGATGTACA comes from Sarcophilus harrisii chromosome 5, mSarHar1.11, whole genome shotgun sequence and encodes:
- the SLC35B4 gene encoding UDP-xylose and UDP-N-acetylglucosamine transporter isoform X2; translated protein: MEGFIFEANLGRKKPAIPIRYYAIMVMMFFTVSVVNNYALNLNIAMPLHMIFRSGSLIANMILGIIILKKRYSMSKYTSIALVSMGIFICTFMSAKQVASQSSLSENEGFQAFAWWLLGIAALTFALLMSARMGIFQETLYKQFGKHSKEALFYNHALPLPGFIFLASDIYNHALLFNKSELYQVPVVGVAMPIMWFYLLMNIFTQYVCIRGVFILTTECTSLTVTLVVTLRKFVSLIFSILYFQNPFTLWHWLGTMFVFVGTLMYTEVWNSLGVSRRQSQKVDKKD